The proteins below come from a single Drosophila miranda strain MSH22 chromosome Y unlocalized genomic scaffold, D.miranda_PacBio2.1 Contig_Y1_pilon, whole genome shotgun sequence genomic window:
- the LOC117191314 gene encoding uncharacterized protein LOC117191314 gives MSDLVGTEEFSAAQLREWLESLNLPKGGSKAAMAARLNEIPVELRGQGPPAAETCENEREDEAAADQDSTKSERKEKNEKAPQAPGHNNNHGEYRAEVEMLKLQIELLKLQSEREKEGRGENTTPAASNDAGVMLLNAAKDMLPTYHGNISGNNDDVTTWIAQFKAVTKVNKLKDEKLLMLLMSKLKDKALVWLHSSPEHMSLPIDQLLNVMEDTFHPKESKLLLRRKFESRSWARGEEFSMYFNAKVSLASRIVIDDEEFIDGVIEGIPDVGLRRQAHMQCFGAPYQLLKAFEKIMLPKKYGSTEGANTGASPTPIRCYNCNSLGHVAGECRKPKRERGACYGCGSMSHQVSHCDEKKYKIASSTQGAQ, from the exons ATGTCGGACTTGGTCGGCACGGAGGAGTTCTCGGCCGCCCAGCTGCGCGAATGGCTGGAGTCCCTCAATCTAccaaaaggtggaagcaaagcTGCCATGGCAGCGAGACTTAACGAAATACCAGTAGAGCTGCGGGGACAGGGACCACCGGCAGCCGAAACATGCGAGAACGAGAGGGAAGATGAGGCGGCCGCAGATCAAGACTCGACGAAGAGCGAACGCAAAGAGAAGAACGAAAAAGCACCGCAAGCGCCTgggcacaacaacaaccatgGCGAATATCGAGCAGAGGTTGAAATGTTAAAACTGCAAAtcgagctgctgaagctgcagagcgagagggagaaggAAGGGAGAGGAGAGAACACAACACCAGCCGCCAGCAATGACGCTGGCGTCATGTTGCTAAATGCCGCCAAAGACATGTTGCCAACATATCATGGCAACATTTCTGGAAACAACGATGACGTCACAACTTGGATCGCGCAGTTTAAGGCCGTCACAAAAGTGAACAAACTGAAGGATGAGAAGCTACTAATGCTGCTAATGTCGAAGCTTAAGGACAAAGCATTGGTGTGGCTGCATTCGAGTCCGGAGCACATGTCGCTGCCAATCGATCAATTGTTGAACGTCATGGAAGACACTTTCCATCCCAAGGAAAGCAAACTGTTGCTCCGTCGCAAGTTCGAGTCCCGTTCATGGGCACGTGGCGAGGAGTTCTCGATGTACTTCAACGCCAAAGTGTCGCTGGCATCCCGCATAGTCATTGACGACGAGGAGTTTATTGACGGAGTCATCGAAGGTATCCCAGATGTAGGCCTGCGTAGGCAAGCCCACATGCAGTGCTTTGGCGCTCCATATCAACTACTCAAGGCGTTCGAGAAGATCATGCTGCCAAAGAAGTACGGTTCAACTGAAGGGGCAAACACTGGAGCCTCGCCAACACCCATTCGCTGCTACAACTGCAACTCTTTGGGCCACGTGGCAGGGGAGTGCCGCAAGCCCAAGCGCGAAAGAGGAGCGTGCTACGGATGCGGCAGCATGAGTCACCAGGTGTCACACTGTGACGAAAAGAAGTACAAG ATTGCCTCATCGACTCAGGGAGCCCAATAA